From a single Amphiprion ocellaris isolate individual 3 ecotype Okinawa chromosome 18, ASM2253959v1, whole genome shotgun sequence genomic region:
- the mapta gene encoding microtubule-associated protein tau isoform X29, with translation MDYMNNASNSYSSGDTMSSSLANMTINDQHHQENGVAKMKAGGAASTAQAKMDNGDKSGAKSQTPGAKTGRTAAQPASAKKPPTPKNEKDGQSGQSSPGTPKSPSSQALSAKAAAEANKVKKIAVVRSTPKSPGSLKSRPPAPLAAAAGPMPDLKNVRSKIGSTDNIKHQPGGGKVQILDQKVDYSNVQSKCGSKDNVKHVPGGGNVQILDKKLDLTNVQSRCGSKDNLKHTPGGGKVKILDQKVDYSNVQSKCGSKDNMTHVPGGGNVQILDKKLDLSNVQSRCGSKDNIKHVPGGGNVQIVHKKIDLSNVTSKCGSKVNIRHKPGGGNIEIKNEKLEFKVQSKIGSLDNIGHVPGGGQKRREKGKEGEGSTSDSPSIPSPAVTPPQSPQTVPSAPSTPILTNPLIKIEDSCKYQPQSSFWCVYFYRKCNLHWGKKGGKKLKSDSKGARKNTCLTRKALRVQYSAKAVHSPTCHCQKCSIFL, from the exons caggaggagcagcTTCAACAG CTCAAGCAAAGATGGATAATGGAGATAAG AGTGGTGCAAAGTCTCAAACTCCAGGAGCCAAAACTGGCAGAACTGCAGCTCAACCAG CTAGTGCCAAGAAACCCCCTactccaaaaaatgaaaaag ATGGCCAGAGTGGACAGAGCAGCCCTGGTACCCCCAAATCCCCCTCTAGCCAAGCGCTGTCTGCAAAGGCTGCCGCCGAGGCCAACAAAGTGAAGAAGATTGCGGTGGTTCGCTCTACGCCCAAATCCCCGGGATCGCTGAAGAGCCGTCCGCCAGCACCTCTGGCTGCCGCCGCCGGGCCGATGCCAGACCTGAAAAATGTCAGGTCCAAGATCGGCTCCACAGACAACATCAAGCACCAGCCTGGGGGTGGAAAG GTACAAATCCTTGATCAGAAGGTGGACTATAGTAATGTGCAGTCTAAGTGTGGCTCCAAAGACAATGTGAAACATGTACCCGGTGGCGGCAAT GTCCAAATCCTCGATAAGAAGCTAGACTTAACTAACGTCCAATCTCGCTGCGGCTCTAAAGACAACTTAAAGCACACGCCTGGTGGAGGCAAG GTTAAAATACTTGATCAGAAGGTGGACTATAGTAATGTCCAGTCTAAGTGTGGCTCCAAAGACAATATGACACATGTACCCGGTGGCGGCAAT GTACAAATTCTTGATAAGAAGTTGGACTTAAGCAATGTGCAGTCCCGGTGTGGCTCCAAAgataatataaaacatgtacCCGGTGGTGGCAAT GTTCAAATTGTGCACAAAAAGATCGATCTGAGCAACGTGACATCTAAATGTGGATCGAAAGTCAACATTCGCCACAAGCCAG GTGGTGGAAATATTGAGATCAAGAACGAGAAGCTGGAGTTTAAAGTTCAGTCCAAAATCGGCTCTCTGGACAACATCGGCCACGTACCTGGAGGCGGCCAGAAAAGG AGGGAGAAGGGGAAGGAAGGCGAGGGCAGCACCTCAGACAGCCCCTCCATCCCCTCCCCTGCCGTCACCCCCCCTCAGTCCCCCCAGACCGTCCCCTCAGCTCCCTCCACCCCCATCCTGACGAACCCCCTCATAAAGATTGAGGACTCCTGTAAGTACCAACCACAAAGCAGCTTCTGGTGTGTTTACTTTTATAGGAAATGCAACCTACACTGGGgcaaaaaggggggaaaaaaattaaaatctgacagcaagggtgccagaaaaaatacatgtttaactagaaaagcactcagagtgcagtactccgccaaggccgttcattcccccacatgtcattgtcagaaatgcagcatatttttgtag
- the mapta gene encoding microtubule-associated protein tau isoform X20, with amino-acid sequence MDYMNNASNSYSSGDTMSSSLANMTINDQHHQENGVAKMKAGGAASTAQAKMDNGDKTQTATKPTSSPKRPSMSAKGNKTQASSRNGHSSIPVKTSSTGPGSGAKSQTPGAKTGRTAAQPASAKKPPTPKNEKDGQSGQSSPGTPKSPSSQALSAKAAAEANKVKKIAVVRSTPKSPGSLKSRPPAPLAAAAGPMPDLKNVRSKIGSTDNIKHQPGGGKVQILDQKVDYSNVQSKCGSKDNVKHVPGGGNVQILDKKLDLTNVQSRCGSKDNLKHTPGGGKVKILDQKVDYSNVQSKCGSKDNMTHVPGGGNVQILDKKLDLSNVQSRCGSKDNIKHVPGGGNVQIVHKKIDLSNVTSKCGSKVNIRHKPGGGNIEIKNEKLEFKVQSKIGSLDNIGHVPGGGQKRREKGKEGEGSTSDSPSIPSPAVTPPQSPQTVPSAPSTPILTNPLIKIEDSCKYQPQSSFWCVYFYRKCNLHWGKKGGKKLKSDSKGARKNTCLTRKALRVQYSAKAVHSPTCHCQKCSIFL; translated from the exons caggaggagcagcTTCAACAG CTCAAGCAAAGATGGATAATGGAGATAAG ACTCAAACTGCCACCAAACCAACCTCTTCCCCTAAAAGACCGTCCATGTCCGCCAagggcaacaaaacacaagcaTCCTCCCGAAATGGCCACAGCTCGATCCCCGTTAAAACCAGCAGCACAGGCCCCGGA AGTGGTGCAAAGTCTCAAACTCCAGGAGCCAAAACTGGCAGAACTGCAGCTCAACCAG CTAGTGCCAAGAAACCCCCTactccaaaaaatgaaaaag ATGGCCAGAGTGGACAGAGCAGCCCTGGTACCCCCAAATCCCCCTCTAGCCAAGCGCTGTCTGCAAAGGCTGCCGCCGAGGCCAACAAAGTGAAGAAGATTGCGGTGGTTCGCTCTACGCCCAAATCCCCGGGATCGCTGAAGAGCCGTCCGCCAGCACCTCTGGCTGCCGCCGCCGGGCCGATGCCAGACCTGAAAAATGTCAGGTCCAAGATCGGCTCCACAGACAACATCAAGCACCAGCCTGGGGGTGGAAAG GTACAAATCCTTGATCAGAAGGTGGACTATAGTAATGTGCAGTCTAAGTGTGGCTCCAAAGACAATGTGAAACATGTACCCGGTGGCGGCAAT GTCCAAATCCTCGATAAGAAGCTAGACTTAACTAACGTCCAATCTCGCTGCGGCTCTAAAGACAACTTAAAGCACACGCCTGGTGGAGGCAAG GTTAAAATACTTGATCAGAAGGTGGACTATAGTAATGTCCAGTCTAAGTGTGGCTCCAAAGACAATATGACACATGTACCCGGTGGCGGCAAT GTACAAATTCTTGATAAGAAGTTGGACTTAAGCAATGTGCAGTCCCGGTGTGGCTCCAAAgataatataaaacatgtacCCGGTGGTGGCAAT GTTCAAATTGTGCACAAAAAGATCGATCTGAGCAACGTGACATCTAAATGTGGATCGAAAGTCAACATTCGCCACAAGCCAG GTGGTGGAAATATTGAGATCAAGAACGAGAAGCTGGAGTTTAAAGTTCAGTCCAAAATCGGCTCTCTGGACAACATCGGCCACGTACCTGGAGGCGGCCAGAAAAGG AGGGAGAAGGGGAAGGAAGGCGAGGGCAGCACCTCAGACAGCCCCTCCATCCCCTCCCCTGCCGTCACCCCCCCTCAGTCCCCCCAGACCGTCCCCTCAGCTCCCTCCACCCCCATCCTGACGAACCCCCTCATAAAGATTGAGGACTCCTGTAAGTACCAACCACAAAGCAGCTTCTGGTGTGTTTACTTTTATAGGAAATGCAACCTACACTGGGgcaaaaaggggggaaaaaaattaaaatctgacagcaagggtgccagaaaaaatacatgtttaactagaaaagcactcagagtgcagtactccgccaaggccgttcattcccccacatgtcattgtcagaaatgcagcatatttttgtag
- the mapta gene encoding microtubule-associated protein tau isoform X28, whose amino-acid sequence MDYMNNASNSYSSGDTMSSSLANMTINDQHHQENGVAKMKAAGGAASTAQAKMDNGDKSGAKSQTPGAKTGRTAAQPASAKKPPTPKNEKDGQSGQSSPGTPKSPSSQALSAKAAAEANKVKKIAVVRSTPKSPGSLKSRPPAPLAAAAGPMPDLKNVRSKIGSTDNIKHQPGGGKVQILDQKVDYSNVQSKCGSKDNVKHVPGGGNVQILDKKLDLTNVQSRCGSKDNLKHTPGGGKVKILDQKVDYSNVQSKCGSKDNMTHVPGGGNVQILDKKLDLSNVQSRCGSKDNIKHVPGGGNVQIVHKKIDLSNVTSKCGSKVNIRHKPGGGNIEIKNEKLEFKVQSKIGSLDNIGHVPGGGQKRREKGKEGEGSTSDSPSIPSPAVTPPQSPQTVPSAPSTPILTNPLIKIEDSCKYQPQSSFWCVYFYRKCNLHWGKKGGKKLKSDSKGARKNTCLTRKALRVQYSAKAVHSPTCHCQKCSIFL is encoded by the exons cagcaggaggagcagcTTCAACAG CTCAAGCAAAGATGGATAATGGAGATAAG AGTGGTGCAAAGTCTCAAACTCCAGGAGCCAAAACTGGCAGAACTGCAGCTCAACCAG CTAGTGCCAAGAAACCCCCTactccaaaaaatgaaaaag ATGGCCAGAGTGGACAGAGCAGCCCTGGTACCCCCAAATCCCCCTCTAGCCAAGCGCTGTCTGCAAAGGCTGCCGCCGAGGCCAACAAAGTGAAGAAGATTGCGGTGGTTCGCTCTACGCCCAAATCCCCGGGATCGCTGAAGAGCCGTCCGCCAGCACCTCTGGCTGCCGCCGCCGGGCCGATGCCAGACCTGAAAAATGTCAGGTCCAAGATCGGCTCCACAGACAACATCAAGCACCAGCCTGGGGGTGGAAAG GTACAAATCCTTGATCAGAAGGTGGACTATAGTAATGTGCAGTCTAAGTGTGGCTCCAAAGACAATGTGAAACATGTACCCGGTGGCGGCAAT GTCCAAATCCTCGATAAGAAGCTAGACTTAACTAACGTCCAATCTCGCTGCGGCTCTAAAGACAACTTAAAGCACACGCCTGGTGGAGGCAAG GTTAAAATACTTGATCAGAAGGTGGACTATAGTAATGTCCAGTCTAAGTGTGGCTCCAAAGACAATATGACACATGTACCCGGTGGCGGCAAT GTACAAATTCTTGATAAGAAGTTGGACTTAAGCAATGTGCAGTCCCGGTGTGGCTCCAAAgataatataaaacatgtacCCGGTGGTGGCAAT GTTCAAATTGTGCACAAAAAGATCGATCTGAGCAACGTGACATCTAAATGTGGATCGAAAGTCAACATTCGCCACAAGCCAG GTGGTGGAAATATTGAGATCAAGAACGAGAAGCTGGAGTTTAAAGTTCAGTCCAAAATCGGCTCTCTGGACAACATCGGCCACGTACCTGGAGGCGGCCAGAAAAGG AGGGAGAAGGGGAAGGAAGGCGAGGGCAGCACCTCAGACAGCCCCTCCATCCCCTCCCCTGCCGTCACCCCCCCTCAGTCCCCCCAGACCGTCCCCTCAGCTCCCTCCACCCCCATCCTGACGAACCCCCTCATAAAGATTGAGGACTCCTGTAAGTACCAACCACAAAGCAGCTTCTGGTGTGTTTACTTTTATAGGAAATGCAACCTACACTGGGgcaaaaaggggggaaaaaaattaaaatctgacagcaagggtgccagaaaaaatacatgtttaactagaaaagcactcagagtgcagtactccgccaaggccgttcattcccccacatgtcattgtcagaaatgcagcatatttttgtag
- the mapta gene encoding microtubule-associated protein tau isoform X19: protein MDYMNNASNSYSSGDTMSSSLANMTINDQHHQENGVAKMKAAGGAASTAQAKMDNGDKTQTATKPTSSPKRPSMSAKGNKTQASSRNGHSSIPVKTSSTGPGSGAKSQTPGAKTGRTAAQPASAKKPPTPKNEKDGQSGQSSPGTPKSPSSQALSAKAAAEANKVKKIAVVRSTPKSPGSLKSRPPAPLAAAAGPMPDLKNVRSKIGSTDNIKHQPGGGKVQILDQKVDYSNVQSKCGSKDNVKHVPGGGNVQILDKKLDLTNVQSRCGSKDNLKHTPGGGKVKILDQKVDYSNVQSKCGSKDNMTHVPGGGNVQILDKKLDLSNVQSRCGSKDNIKHVPGGGNVQIVHKKIDLSNVTSKCGSKVNIRHKPGGGNIEIKNEKLEFKVQSKIGSLDNIGHVPGGGQKRREKGKEGEGSTSDSPSIPSPAVTPPQSPQTVPSAPSTPILTNPLIKIEDSCKYQPQSSFWCVYFYRKCNLHWGKKGGKKLKSDSKGARKNTCLTRKALRVQYSAKAVHSPTCHCQKCSIFL from the exons cagcaggaggagcagcTTCAACAG CTCAAGCAAAGATGGATAATGGAGATAAG ACTCAAACTGCCACCAAACCAACCTCTTCCCCTAAAAGACCGTCCATGTCCGCCAagggcaacaaaacacaagcaTCCTCCCGAAATGGCCACAGCTCGATCCCCGTTAAAACCAGCAGCACAGGCCCCGGA AGTGGTGCAAAGTCTCAAACTCCAGGAGCCAAAACTGGCAGAACTGCAGCTCAACCAG CTAGTGCCAAGAAACCCCCTactccaaaaaatgaaaaag ATGGCCAGAGTGGACAGAGCAGCCCTGGTACCCCCAAATCCCCCTCTAGCCAAGCGCTGTCTGCAAAGGCTGCCGCCGAGGCCAACAAAGTGAAGAAGATTGCGGTGGTTCGCTCTACGCCCAAATCCCCGGGATCGCTGAAGAGCCGTCCGCCAGCACCTCTGGCTGCCGCCGCCGGGCCGATGCCAGACCTGAAAAATGTCAGGTCCAAGATCGGCTCCACAGACAACATCAAGCACCAGCCTGGGGGTGGAAAG GTACAAATCCTTGATCAGAAGGTGGACTATAGTAATGTGCAGTCTAAGTGTGGCTCCAAAGACAATGTGAAACATGTACCCGGTGGCGGCAAT GTCCAAATCCTCGATAAGAAGCTAGACTTAACTAACGTCCAATCTCGCTGCGGCTCTAAAGACAACTTAAAGCACACGCCTGGTGGAGGCAAG GTTAAAATACTTGATCAGAAGGTGGACTATAGTAATGTCCAGTCTAAGTGTGGCTCCAAAGACAATATGACACATGTACCCGGTGGCGGCAAT GTACAAATTCTTGATAAGAAGTTGGACTTAAGCAATGTGCAGTCCCGGTGTGGCTCCAAAgataatataaaacatgtacCCGGTGGTGGCAAT GTTCAAATTGTGCACAAAAAGATCGATCTGAGCAACGTGACATCTAAATGTGGATCGAAAGTCAACATTCGCCACAAGCCAG GTGGTGGAAATATTGAGATCAAGAACGAGAAGCTGGAGTTTAAAGTTCAGTCCAAAATCGGCTCTCTGGACAACATCGGCCACGTACCTGGAGGCGGCCAGAAAAGG AGGGAGAAGGGGAAGGAAGGCGAGGGCAGCACCTCAGACAGCCCCTCCATCCCCTCCCCTGCCGTCACCCCCCCTCAGTCCCCCCAGACCGTCCCCTCAGCTCCCTCCACCCCCATCCTGACGAACCCCCTCATAAAGATTGAGGACTCCTGTAAGTACCAACCACAAAGCAGCTTCTGGTGTGTTTACTTTTATAGGAAATGCAACCTACACTGGGgcaaaaaggggggaaaaaaattaaaatctgacagcaagggtgccagaaaaaatacatgtttaactagaaaagcactcagagtgcagtactccgccaaggccgttcattcccccacatgtcattgtcagaaatgcagcatatttttgtag